Proteins from a genomic interval of Bacteroidales bacterium:
- a CDS encoding carboxypeptidase regulatory-like domain-containing protein, translating to MNIRQESKDRMYLVVKQYLTANDQAVSELPNYLEYFTIFQGIIDEIDVWAEQQMISKKGISVHKKKQRAALVVLCADTSRRITAYAKHANDLVLLKEIRFTESELKKTADTILRDNAQGIYDRTQVNLTALEPYGLTAATQTALQNAINAFVTSIPKPRLGITNKKQSTAKLAKLFDAADEALDSIDTIIEIVRVADANFYNGYKTVRKIIELGKGSLVLKVLVTDAQTGEPLANVTLTITPDDGQQRSASQTAKQSIVHKTAKGGGLNVKSMEDGKYVVTAQKPGYKDKIATVNIVHGEMTLLEIGLEKI from the coding sequence ATGAATATACGGCAGGAGAGTAAGGATAGGATGTATCTTGTGGTAAAGCAATATCTAACTGCAAATGACCAAGCGGTAAGCGAACTACCAAACTATTTGGAGTATTTTACAATTTTTCAAGGCATTATTGATGAGATAGATGTTTGGGCGGAACAACAGATGATAAGTAAGAAAGGGATTTCTGTACATAAGAAGAAGCAGCGGGCAGCACTTGTTGTACTATGTGCCGATACATCGAGAAGGATAACAGCTTACGCAAAACATGCGAATGATCTGGTTTTGCTGAAAGAGATTAGGTTTACGGAGAGCGAGCTGAAAAAGACGGCCGATACGATTCTTAGGGATAATGCACAGGGTATATACGATCGTACACAGGTAAATCTAACCGCACTTGAGCCTTACGGGTTAACGGCTGCTACACAAACAGCTCTTCAGAATGCGATTAACGCTTTTGTTACCTCAATTCCAAAACCACGGTTGGGTATTACGAATAAGAAGCAGAGCACTGCTAAGCTGGCAAAATTATTTGATGCTGCCGATGAGGCGTTGGATAGTATTGATACTATTATTGAGATTGTGAGGGTTGCTGATGCAAATTTCTATAATGGCTACAAAACTGTACGGAAGATTATTGAATTGGGTAAGGGCTCACTGGTGCTAAAGGTTCTTGTAACCGATGCGCAAACGGGTGAACCGCTAGCCAATGTTACCCTTACCATTACACCCGATGATGGGCAACAGAGGAGTGCTAGCCAAACCGCTAAGCAGAGTATAGTTCATAAAACGGCTAAGGGGGGAGGGCTAAACGTGAAGAGCATGGAGGATGGTAAGTATGTGGTTACCGCACAGAAGCCTGGGTATAAGGATAAGATTGCGACTGTTAACATTGTACACGGGGAGATGACCCTGCTGGAGATAGGGCTTGAAAAGATTTAG
- a CDS encoding energy-coupling factor transporter transmembrane protein EcfT: MIIFGITTILMKDIIQNIIEFSILLCLIIIIYIFSRIPLRIIFREMKYFYYVIPTVILISSFEFKATNTYFLNHFSVVGLLYSLTFCVKLLLFSLVSIVFIATTTIRQITFSIEWLLRPIPFISATDVATMISLTIVQVPVIFDIILEINHAQKSRCVENIKNPIRRLTIFLMPTLTKVIRNAENITFSFESRCYNNDRTKYEFRSTKKDWFYFSIFSLICVLTFLINWFLR; encoded by the coding sequence ATGATAATATTTGGAATTACAACTATTCTAATGAAAGATATTATACAAAATATAATTGAATTTTCTATTTTATTATGCTTAATTATAATAATTTATATATTTTCACGAATACCACTTAGAATCATTTTTCGAGAGATGAAATATTTTTATTATGTAATACCTACCGTAATTTTAATTTCATCATTTGAGTTTAAAGCAACAAACACTTATTTTTTAAATCATTTTTCGGTAGTTGGTTTATTATATAGTTTAACATTCTGTGTCAAATTATTATTATTTTCATTAGTAAGTATAGTTTTTATTGCTACAACAACTATTCGACAAATAACTTTCTCAATAGAATGGTTACTACGTCCAATACCATTTATTTCAGCCACAGATGTTGCTACAATGATTAGTTTGACTATTGTTCAAGTTCCTGTTATTTTTGATATAATACTCGAAATTAATCATGCTCAAAAATCTCGTTGTGTTGAAAATATAAAAAACCCGATAAGGAGGTTAACAATTTTTTTAATGCCAACTTTGACCAAAGTTATTAGAAATGCTGAAAACATCACATTTTCTTTTGAATCACGTTGTTACAATAATGACAGAACAAAATATGAGTTTAGATCTACAAAAAAGGACTGGTTTTATTTTTCAATATTCAGTTTAATTTGTGTTCTTACTTTTTTGATTAACTGGTTTCTAAGATGA
- a CDS encoding ABC transporter ATP-binding protein has protein sequence MLELRNVTHIFPNKTIAINKINLTINKGEFILIAGSNGSGKTVLIRHFNGLLQPTSGEVLFENEPIKKNLLNIRRKIGLVFQDADSQIIGQTVYDDIAFGPENLKFDRNTVDNLVKNSINSVGLSGYENRCPTELSGGEKRRLIIASILAMQPEIIVFDEPFNGLDFLGVRQVLEQIIKLHKLGHTIVIITHDLEKTFAYVNRLIIMQKGEIKLDMRIDVNANDIPKEIYNYDIKMPQGVKSKMSWLI, from the coding sequence ATGTTAGAATTACGAAATGTCACACATATATTTCCAAACAAAACGATTGCAATCAATAAAATAAATTTAACAATCAATAAAGGTGAGTTTATTCTTATTGCAGGAAGTAATGGTTCAGGAAAAACTGTTTTAATTCGTCACTTTAATGGATTACTGCAACCAACATCAGGCGAAGTATTATTTGAAAACGAGCCTATTAAAAAGAATTTATTGAATATAAGACGAAAAATAGGACTTGTTTTTCAAGACGCAGATAGTCAGATTATTGGTCAGACAGTTTATGATGACATTGCCTTTGGTCCTGAAAACCTTAAATTTGATAGAAATACAGTAGATAATTTGGTCAAAAATTCCATCAATTCTGTTGGTTTGAGCGGTTATGAAAATCGCTGCCCAACTGAATTATCTGGTGGCGAAAAAAGACGGCTGATAATAGCAAGTATTTTAGCAATGCAACCTGAAATAATTGTTTTTGACGAACCATTTAATGGGCTTGATTTTTTAGGTGTTCGCCAAGTTTTAGAACAAATTATTAAACTTCATAAACTTGGTCATACAATAGTCATAATAACACATGATTTAGAAAAGACATTTGCTTATGTTAATAGATTAATAATTATGCAAAAAGGTGAGATAAAATTAGATATGCGTATTGACGTAAATGCAAATGATATACCGAAAGAAATTTATAATTATGATATTAAAATGCCGCAAGGTGTAAAATCTAAGATGAGTTGGTTAATATGA
- a CDS encoding biotin transporter BioY, with the protein MESTPNSNLKMMIYSSLFTALTIVGAYISIPTGIVPVVLSTFFIYLGGLLLGKKWAIISTGLYLLLGLLGLPVFSGGNGGFHHIYGPTGGYLIGYVLAAFVIGIISENRNKIYIDFIALIAGSFIIHLLGILWLKFQFPSGWEKTFVIYWVFIIGDSIKIIVAVSLAKIIRPLIFPTSKKTEN; encoded by the coding sequence ATGGAAAGCACGCCTAATTCAAATTTAAAAATGATGATTTATTCATCACTTTTTACTGCACTAACAATAGTTGGTGCTTATATCAGTATTCCTACTGGTATCGTTCCTGTCGTATTATCTACTTTTTTTATATATTTAGGTGGTTTGCTGCTTGGTAAAAAGTGGGCTATAATAAGCACAGGTTTATATCTGTTATTGGGACTACTTGGATTACCTGTTTTTTCTGGTGGTAATGGCGGTTTTCACCATATTTATGGTCCGACTGGCGGTTATTTAATTGGTTATGTTTTAGCAGCCTTCGTAATAGGTATAATTTCTGAAAATCGAAATAAAATATATATAGACTTTATAGCATTAATTGCAGGTTCATTTATCATTCACCTTTTGGGTATTTTATGGTTAAAATTTCAGTTTCCATCAGGTTGGGAAAAAACTTTTGTAATTTATTGGGTTTTCATTATTGGAGATTCAATAAAAATAATTGTTGCAGTATCATTAGCAAAAATTATTCGTCCATTAATTTTCCCAACTTCAAAAAAAACAGAGAATTAA
- a CDS encoding radical SAM protein, with product MKILLISPATSKEFLHTSQVRREPLGLCYISAISKKYNHQSIIIDQIDRPDEFIINKTIEYKPDIIGFSVMTYNYPKGLLLSKRIKSEYKDVPIVFGGTHPSGMPEIILENSIDYVIKGEGEDTFIELIDCLENKTNNLEIIKGLVYKENGLIKNNGCRKRLSDLKQLPMPDRIDLPMNKYRAFSLNWATIHSVRGCRNNCSFCSTPITWKGKITSRTTQSVINEIYELITKYKVKGIFFADEDFFYDQERIFQLCDEIKKSKLKFVWKCFANLSDINNLDILKKIKESGCLGPMIGIESFNNAVLERINRKSIDFLQIKRQFNQINSIGLITWVTYMIGYPYESYSELSSSLNTLEKLSPDFSYFNYVTPFPGTKFYEECTSKKWLTDFDFSNYNCLKPVIQTNLHIINYELFKTQLHERFNIGKYHSKQIRFYYKLFKLQINNRTV from the coding sequence ATGAAGATATTACTAATTAGCCCCGCAACAAGTAAAGAATTTCTTCATACCTCACAGGTAAGAAGAGAGCCTTTGGGACTATGCTATATATCTGCAATTTCAAAAAAATATAATCACCAATCAATTATAATTGATCAAATAGATAGGCCTGATGAATTTATTATAAACAAAACAATTGAATATAAGCCAGATATAATAGGTTTTTCTGTAATGACTTATAATTATCCCAAAGGCCTTTTGCTTTCAAAGCGAATAAAATCAGAATATAAAGATGTACCAATTGTTTTTGGTGGCACACATCCTTCTGGAATGCCTGAAATTATTTTAGAAAACTCTATTGATTATGTTATTAAAGGAGAAGGTGAAGATACTTTTATTGAATTGATTGATTGTTTAGAAAATAAAACAAATAATCTTGAAATTATTAAAGGACTTGTATATAAAGAAAATGGATTAATAAAAAATAATGGATGTAGAAAACGCCTTAGTGATTTAAAACAATTACCAATGCCCGATAGAATTGATTTACCAATGAACAAATATCGTGCATTTTCATTAAATTGGGCAACAATACATTCAGTCCGTGGTTGTCGTAATAATTGTTCATTTTGTTCGACCCCTATTACATGGAAAGGAAAGATAACAAGCCGAACGACACAAAGTGTAATTAATGAAATTTATGAACTAATTACAAAATATAAGGTTAAAGGAATATTTTTTGCCGATGAAGATTTTTTTTATGACCAAGAACGTATATTTCAATTATGCGATGAAATAAAAAAGAGCAAATTAAAATTTGTTTGGAAATGCTTCGCAAATCTTTCTGATATAAATAATTTAGATATTTTAAAAAAAATTAAAGAATCTGGCTGTTTAGGTCCAATGATTGGTATTGAATCTTTTAACAATGCTGTTTTAGAAAGAATTAACAGAAAATCAATAGACTTTCTACAAATAAAAAGACAATTCAATCAAATAAATTCAATTGGTTTAATTACTTGGGTTACATACATGATAGGTTATCCTTATGAAAGTTACTCTGAATTAAGTAGTTCATTAAATACATTAGAAAAATTATCACCTGATTTTTCATACTTTAATTACGTTACACCTTTCCCGGGTACAAAATTTTATGAAGAATGTACATCAAAAAAATGGCTTACAGATTTTGATTTTTCCAATTATAATTGTTTGAAGCCTGTAATTCAAACGAATTTGCATATTATTAATTATGAATTATTTAAAACACAATTACACGAAAGATTTAATATTGGCAAATATCATTCAAAACAAATTAGATTTTATTACAAGTTGTTTAAATTGCAAATTAATAATAGAACTGTTTAA
- a CDS encoding DNA repair protein, with product MNIKLTRKQRIKIRSCDDAFKVMKEILLREDKIDRDKEHFWVMGLAPSTRIQYVELVSLGCVAATYAEPINVFRFALTKGCTKVILIHNHPSGNLTPSEKDIDLTDHLIQVGRIIKVEVLDHLVISTKSFEGFGDLGLMNKLAESTKYVPPFELIERIRTEEKKIREEAVRVAEEKAKKEGKIEIAKTMKQKGESIEKIIEYTGLTKKEIEKIKI from the coding sequence ATGAACATAAAGCTCACCCGCAAGCAGCGCATAAAAATCCGAAGCTGCGATGATGCCTTCAAAGTAATGAAGGAGATACTCCTGCGTGAGGATAAAATCGATAGGGATAAGGAGCACTTCTGGGTAATGGGTCTTGCCCCGAGCACCCGCATACAATACGTTGAGCTGGTTAGCTTGGGATGCGTAGCAGCCACTTACGCAGAGCCCATAAACGTATTCCGCTTCGCATTGACGAAGGGCTGCACAAAGGTAATCCTAATACACAACCACCCCAGCGGGAATCTCACACCCTCCGAAAAAGATATAGACCTCACCGACCACCTAATTCAGGTTGGGCGTATAATCAAGGTTGAGGTGCTGGACCACCTCGTAATCTCCACCAAATCTTTCGAGGGCTTTGGAGATTTAGGTTTAATGAATAAACTGGCAGAGAGCACCAAGTACGTTCCCCCGTTTGAGCTAATTGAGCGAATCCGCACCGAGGAGAAGAAGATTCGAGAGGAGGCTGTAAGGGTTGCAGAGGAAAAGGCAAAGAAAGAAGGGAAAATTGAAATTGCCAAAACAATGAAACAAAAAGGAGAATCTATAGAAAAGATTATAGAATATACGGGATTAACGAAAAAGGAGATAGAAAAGATAAAAATATAG
- a CDS encoding heavy-metal-associated domain-containing protein, translating to MKRKIFITLTMVLAFGMGLMAQNLKTEKVKVYGQCGMCEKRIDNAAKSVDGVTKANWDKETSMLEVTYDPAKTNLEKIETAVTKVGHDTDAMKADDKTYSSLPGCCKYERPKK from the coding sequence ATGAAACGTAAAATATTTATTACACTAACAATGGTTTTGGCCTTTGGAATGGGTTTAATGGCACAAAACCTGAAAACCGAAAAGGTAAAGGTTTACGGGCAATGCGGTATGTGCGAAAAGCGTATTGATAATGCCGCTAAATCGGTTGATGGGGTAACTAAAGCAAACTGGGATAAAGAAACCTCAATGCTTGAGGTTACCTATGATCCAGCAAAAACAAATTTGGAAAAGATTGAAACAGCCGTTACAAAGGTTGGACATGATACTGATGCTATGAAAGCTGATGACAAGACCTATTCATCGCTTCCTGGTTGCTGCAAGTACGAAAGACCAAAGAAGTAA